A stretch of DNA from Fusobacterium mortiferum ATCC 9817:
TCTTTAAGAGAAAAGTTGATATATATTATTTTAATAATGTTCATAGTAGCTTTTTCATCAAAGATATCTCTTATCTCCAATCAAAATAACTACAAGGTAGGAGATATAGTACGAAGTGATATATATGCTCCTAATACAATTATTTTTAAAGATCAGAGTGCAAAAGAAAAAATAATTGAAGAGATGATAAGGGAATCAGGGAAAGAGTATATATATTCAGCTGATGCTGAAAAAGTTTATTTAGAGTACTATGATGAATTTTTTAATAGTATCTATGCAAGTAAAAATAATCATATAGAGGATTTAGAATACAATACAATAGAGAGAAATACCAATAAAAAAATTCCAAATACAATTATTCAAGAGTTATTAGCTTTAAAAACTTCTCAACTGAAAAATTTACAAGGAAGAGTGAGGGAGTTTTTAGTAGAGGCTTATAATGAGGGAATAATAAAGGAAAAAAATGGTGTTTTTTATAAAGAAAAAAGTCAGAAACAGTATAATAAGTTAAGTACTTTAGAAAAAGAAATAGCAGATATATTTACCTCTCCAAACTATGTTTATGATGAGTTAAAGACTAAAAAAAATATTCAAGAAAAAGTTTCTCAAATAAAAGACCAGTATATAGAGATAAAGGCTGGTACATTGATAGGAAAAACAGGAGAGATTTTAAATGAGAGAAGAATAAAAATTTTAGAGGCTTGTGGAGTTTTTTCTTATAAGAAAAGTTTTGCTTTAATTTTTGCAAATGTAATATATTTAGGAATTGTTTCATCACTTTTCTATATATTGTTCTTTAATAATTATAGGAAAAAAATTCTAAATAAAAATTATTATAGGTCATCGCTTTTAATAGTTGCTGGGACTTTGCTTGCTTTTAGAGTTTTCAACAATGATTTGATGTATTTGATACCAGCTGATACAGCTTTTTTCCTATTGATACTATTAGTAGGGAAAAATTATGCCACATCACTGTTTTCATTTATGTTATTTTTCTTGATGCCAATACTGAATTATGACTTGAAGTTTTTTACAATGTATTTTATAGCTATTGCTTTTGCAGCTCAAATAGTTTCTAAGATAACTACTCGTTCTGGAATAATTGCTGCAGGAGTACAGCTTTCAGTATTGAAAGTTGTAATTTATCTACTATTTTCATATTTTTCTGAGATAGGAAGTTTTACAACAGCAATAACTTCAGGAGCAATACTGCTATCTGGACTTATTTCAGGAATGTTGACAATAGCATTTTTACCATACTTTGAAAAAACATTTAATATATTAACAATATTTAAATTATTAGAGCTAGGAGATTTATCTCATCCTTTGCTTAAGAAAATTTCAGTAGAAGCACCTGGAACTTTCCAACACTCTGTAATGGTAGCAACTCTTTCAGAAAATGCAGCTACTTCTATAGGGGCTAATGCTGTATTTTGTAGGGTAGCTTCATACTATCATGACCTTGGAAAAACAAAACGTCCTAAATTTTATGTAGAAAATCAGCAAAATGGAGAGAATCCTCATAATAAAATATCTCCTTTTATGAGTACCTTGATAATCACATCTCATACAAAAGATGGAGCTGAGATGGCAAAAGAGTATCAGATACCTAAAGAGATAAGAGATATTATGTATGAGCACCAAGGAACAACATTTTTAGCTTATTTCTATAATGCTGCTAAGAAAATAGACCCAAATGTTGAAAAAGAAGAGTTTAGATATAGTGGACCAAAACCTAAAACAAAGGAATCAGCTATTATTATGTTAGCAGATTCAATAGAGGCAGCTATAAGGTCATTAGATGAAAAATCTCCAATGGCTATGGAAAATATGATAAGAAAGATAATTAATGGAAA
This window harbors:
- a CDS encoding HD family phosphohydrolase, giving the protein MKTINLFGLKLQFEIKRNKYSDENIYSSDYSLREKLIYIILIMFIVAFSSKISLISNQNNYKVGDIVRSDIYAPNTIIFKDQSAKEKIIEEMIRESGKEYIYSADAEKVYLEYYDEFFNSIYASKNNHIEDLEYNTIERNTNKKIPNTIIQELLALKTSQLKNLQGRVREFLVEAYNEGIIKEKNGVFYKEKSQKQYNKLSTLEKEIADIFTSPNYVYDELKTKKNIQEKVSQIKDQYIEIKAGTLIGKTGEILNERRIKILEACGVFSYKKSFALIFANVIYLGIVSSLFYILFFNNYRKKILNKNYYRSSLLIVAGTLLAFRVFNNDLMYLIPADTAFFLLILLVGKNYATSLFSFMLFFLMPILNYDLKFFTMYFIAIAFAAQIVSKITTRSGIIAAGVQLSVLKVVIYLLFSYFSEIGSFTTAITSGAILLSGLISGMLTIAFLPYFEKTFNILTIFKLLELGDLSHPLLKKISVEAPGTFQHSVMVATLSENAATSIGANAVFCRVASYYHDLGKTKRPKFYVENQQNGENPHNKISPFMSTLIITSHTKDGAEMAKEYQIPKEIRDIMYEHQGTTFLAYFYNAAKKIDPNVEKEEFRYSGPKPKTKESAIIMLADSIEAAIRSLDEKSPMAMENMIRKIINGKIEDNQLSEADLTFKEIEIIIKTFVKTLVSIHHVRIKYPGQK